One Sphingobacteriales bacterium genomic window, CGCCAACGGATGAAAGAACAAGTCAGTATTGATACCCGGGAGCCGTTGCTGCACGGCAACAGCAAATATAAAGTGGACCAGCCGCTGCAGATTATCGATAATATCGAAACGGAACTGATGCACCTGAAAACGCACGATGCTAAAAATTTTCTGCTTTATGTGCATCCGTTTATCTATGCCTATATGAAAAAGGATACCTTCTCGTTCCGGATGAACTGGTATTCGAAGATCAAGAAATGGGTTCGGTTAATCCAGGATTCCTCTCTGCATCTGGCAGAATACAAACTGGTGACGAAGGAAGGCGAAAAGGTATAATTGTCCACGTATCCTATGTTTGCAGAAGACGAATTTGAACTGTAGGATTTTAAATTTAAGTGGAAGTGTCTGTCAATAGCAGAAAATCTATATCGTCATAATCTCTTCTTCTTTCAGCTGCAGCATCTTGTCCACTTTGGCAATATGGTCGTTGGTTAACGTCTGGATGGTCTCTTCCGCATCTTTGCCAATGTCCTCGCTTAATCCGTCTTTCACCAATCCTTTAATCATTTCATTGCCGTCTTTGCGGGCGTTGCGTATAACGATTTTGGTCTGCTCACCGTGGTGTTTGGCTTGTTTTACCAGGTCGCGGCGGCGTTCTTCCGTCATTGGTGGTACGGACAATCGGATATTCTCTCCGTCGTTTTGCGGGGTAATGCCGATATTGCTTTGGAAGATGGCGCGTTCCACATCGCCGATGATTTTCCGTTCGAAGGGCTGTACCAACAATGTCCTCGCATCCAGTAATTTGATGCCAGCCACCTGGTTGATGGGAGTGGGCATGCCGTAGTATTCCAC contains:
- the frr gene encoding ribosome recycling factor, with amino-acid sequence MEEEVQMILDETKDSMHKGLKHLEDELRKVRAGKASPDMLQGIMVEYYGMPTPINQVAGIKLLDARTLLVQPFERKIIGDVERAIFQSNIGITPQNDGENIRLSVPPMTEERRRDLVKQAKHHGEQTKIVIRNARKDGNEMIKGLVKDGLSEDIGKDAEETIQTLTNDHIAKVDKMLQLKEEEIMTI